One uncultured Carboxylicivirga sp. genomic window, TTTACACCATCTTTAACCATTGAAACAATTTTAGTGGAAGCCTGATTGGCCTGTTCAGCCAATGACCGTACCTCCTTAGCCACAACCGAGAATCCTTTTCCAGCATCACCGGCTTTGACTGCCTCAATAGATGCATTAAGTGCCAAAATATTTGTTTGTTCAGCTATTTGCCTAACAAAAGCTGTTTGTTCATCGATTTTTCTCATCAACTCTACATTATCCTTTACTTTTTGGAAAGATAATTCTAGTTGATTTTGTGCCTGAGCAGATAATGTTTGTGATTTTTTTGCATTATCAGCATTGGTAGCAATATTAGCTGTCATTTCTTCGATTGATGTTGAAATCTCTTCAATACCACTGGCTTGTTCTGATGCTCCTGAACTGATACTTGATGAGCTGGATGTTATATTCGAACTTGAGCCAAGCAAAACTGATGAACTATCATCCATCAACTTTACCATTAATCGATTAGAATCCAAAAGCTTTGTAACTGCCCCTGCAATATCACCAATCTCATAGGCTTCTGTCAGAAACTTCTCGTTGACATCTTCCTTCAGGTTTTTCTCACTCATCATTTGCAATATATTCGTCAAATGTTGAATCGGATCCTTAACTTTTTTTGATAACACAAAATAAGAAGATACAATAAGAACAATAGAAACAGGCACTGCCCATATCAAATGAACCAATCCCTGATTACCTACAACAAAGGCAAAACAAGCCACAGCATCAATCACAGCTAAAAACAAAGAGCCGATCAGGAGTACGAATGATTTACGAAATGCCCAATAAACAATAAACCAGCATAGTACGCCTGCTAAAACAATTAATACTACTCCAAGACTGAAAACGCTCATAATATTTAAGAATTAGGAACCGAAAGGGCCGTTCCAAAAGCCACTAAAAATTGTGGATGGATATCCTTTTCGGGATTAATTAATGTAAAACCACGTTGTCGAAACACTTCTTTTAGTGTTTCATGACTGGCAACACCTCCCGTTAAATATACTTCGTGCCCGCGTTGTAATTGCGAAGGCAGTAATTTAATCGCCTGAGTTGCCACATAATCGTATAAACCTCGTAATATATATTTTCTTCTTTCTTCTGATGCCTGCACCAATGCCGACACAACATTAGTTACAGCAAAGATTCCGCATGTGGTGTTGATCACTTCACTTTCGGTTGCTTCCATTGCCCATTTATCCAAGGTATCAAATGTTACTTCAGGCATGGTTTGTTTCCAACGTTCCAAAATCTGCACCAACACCATTCCTGTGCCTGCTCCACAACTTTTATTGGTATTGATCCAAGGGGCATCATACATATTATCAAAATGCAAAATTTTAACATCCTGAGTACCTATATCGATAACCAATAAATTCTCTCGTTGCTGAAAAAGTTGACGACATGAACCTATCAATGCATTGATTTCAGTTGTTTGGCTATGTACCAAATTCTTAAAGATTGGATTATCACTACCAATACCTGCAACACCAAGTCGAACTGGACCGTCAATAGCAAGTTTTCGGGTGATATCATGCAATAAACCAGGATAATCTATACCTGATGAAACGACTCCACTCAGTTTCACATCCAGCTTTTCATCCAGCAACATATACTTACTAAAGCCGCTTCCAAAATCAACTCCCAGGCGATACCCTTCCAGAGTCTGTTCTTTCGCCGGATTCAGGCTCTTATAATCAAGCTCATTTGCTTTTACATTGGTTATGGAAGTCAGAAATGTGCGTAAACGGAAATTAGTTGGTCCCTTTGGCATTCCTAAAATACAATCACCACCCAGTGATACCACTTTAAGGTTATTTTTGGTTGCCTGATCTTCCAATTCATGAAGACGAGGAGCCAATAACTGACAATGTTCATGGGAAATAATCATCATTCCTTTAGCACCCATATCAGAAGCTTCCTTCATGAAAAAGTCAGACTTTTCAATGATATTTCCACCTCGCATGGGCACACTAATCAGGTTATGAGCCAAGTTTTGGAACAGCTCATCGACAGTATGTCTTTCAAAGTTTTCAATGTCAGGTAAAATATAATCACCCAGAAAATTGACACCTTCAAATGCCATGTATGCCTTATTCTCTTTTAGAATACTCCACATTTCAGTTCTTCCATAAGGTATAAGTCCAAAAAATCCGATAGGTACGGCTTCATCATCATGTTCATAATGACTTGCATAATCTACAAACTCTTCCTTCAAACGCTGACAGATACCAACCGCTTTTTCGTCACCCCACATTGGCAAAAACTGCATGTGCCAATGCAAAGGTTCCAATCCCAAATCAACCGGACCATTTTCATGTCTGAATTGCCATAATTCTAGGAATTCTTTTCGAGCCAACGTACTGTTGTACATAACCCTCTTAAAATTCCCCAAAGCCTCGTCGTGACTCATCCCTAAAGAATCAGCCATCTTCAGAAACAGGTTTTTCAACTGAACAGCCAATTCAGGTACCGATTCCTTATTTGCATATACAGGCAAATCAATATGAAAATGATCTGTCCCAAATTCCTTCCTGAAATCCTCAAACACATAACTAACCCCTTCGCAATATGCTGAGGAACTAACCAAAATATCTGGTTTTGGAATCAGGTTTTCAACCAACGCTCCCTTTACTGAATTAATAAAACTACACCTGGGTGCAGTAAGACTTCCTTTATTAGAAAGCTCAATAATTTTTGAATGTGAAGCCAATAATGAACTAAACATTTCTAAATTAAGTGGAACACAATTTAATGCCCACGATAATTCGGATGGAACCAGCAAAGAAGTCGCCATCACATTAACATCCGGTTTAAAAGACTCGCGCAACAAAGTAGTTCTGCGTGTAATTAAACTGCGGGTTGAACGCAATTTAATTGGTGATGCAGAACTTAAAGTTTCCCCACTTTGGGCAGAATCTTTATAGAAACTACGAAACGCTTCAAAAGACTCACTTCTCAAGTAAGACTTTTCCTCATTCATTTTTTTCTTCATCATAAGCTAGTTAAATCAATTAATCAATTGAATTCTAGCCGAATGTTCTCCATTATCCCTTTCACTCCTCATTTCTGGAAAAGATATCCAGCTAAAGGCAATAGTTAATACCATTATACTATAAAACGTAACACTATTTTTTACACATTTTTTGAGATAATAATCTATTCCATTGTTATACTGAATTTTAATTTTTACAATTAATGTAAAAACAGTCTTCAGTATTAGATTTATATTTTTGATAATGAAAACTCAATCTTTATATGTATTTCAGAATTACAAACATACCCTACTCAACATCTAATTGATTTTATGGGATTTAAATACGAAAAACATAATATTTATAAAAAATTATAAAACAAACTTTATGATTGTGTAAAATGTAGTTTTCTTATTATTGAATTTATTTAGAGTATTTTATACCAGGGTAAGAAAAGAACTCTGTACTTTGAATAAGTCATAATTTAAAGGACCTATGAACAGATTAGCTGATTTTACTTAACTTTATAGCTTAATCTAATGCGAAACATTATGGCAATTTCAGGAACATTATCAACGCTTTTTGAACAAAGTGATCCGGACTTATTCTCAACTGCATTAAATTATCTTGAATCAACTGATTTGGATGAAATTTTCCAACAGGTTGAGCCAGGTTCACCAGTCGAAGTTGAAATTAACGGACGTGAATTATTTGCTGTTTTTCAATCTTATGAGACCAAGTCAATGAAAGATTCATTTTTTGAGGGTCATAAACAATACATCGACATTCAATATATTCATAGCGGTACAGAACAAATTCTGGTTGCTCCTATTGAACGAATTGTAAAAGATGATACTTATAACGACACAAAGGATGTATATTTCCCAACTGTTGCTGATTTTTCAACAATAAGACTGAGTGCTGGTATGGGATGTATTTTATATCCGAATGATTTGCATGCGCCAGGAGTAAGTGTAGATGTACCATCAAAAATTAAGAAGATAGTATTTAAAGTCGCAGTTAAATAAAACCAAAAAGAGGCTGTTCATAACGAACAGCCTCTTTTTGGTTTATTCTTTTACAGGCCAATCGACTTTTGGCGATTTATAATAATTAATTCCGAGCCTATCAAGGTAAGCTGAATGTTTTGCCAATCGTACTTTGTATTCTTCCCAATTCAAATATTTATCCTGAGACCAACCAATCTCTGCATGCCCAACCAAACGGGGAAACATCATATACTGCATATCAGCTGAATTGGTAATAGTTTCAGTCCACAAAGGCGATTCAATTCCTACAATTTGTTCTTTACCAACACCTTTTACCAGTTCTTCCGGCTTCCAAATATAAGCACTGTCTAACTCTATATAAGCAGCCCAGTGTAATCCAATGTGTGTAGTTGAATCATATTGCATATCAAGATAAGTCCTTTTTGATGGCGACATAAGAACTTTGGCTCCTTTTGAAACAGCCAGCGTGGCATTCTCTTCTTTAGCCCAAAATTGAACTATATCATTGCTATCAATATCGGCATGAGCTACCTCATCCCAACCAATCATAACCTTTCCGTACTTTTTAGTAATTTCTCTTACTCTGTTCATAAAATAGACATAATCATCTAATTCCGTAACATGAGATTCATCCCCACCAATGTGAATATAGGGTCCTTCTGTTAAATCTGATAATTCTCTGATAACATCATCAACAAACTGATATGTGATCTCACTTCTTGTGCAAAGTGTACTAAAACCTACTTCGATACCTTCGTATAATTCCCTGACTTTTCCATCACAATTAAGTTCGGCATATGAAGCTAAGGCTGCGTTGGTATGACCAGGCATATCTATTTCGGGAATAATTGTGATAAAGCGTTCATTGGCATATTGAATCAGTTCCTTATAATCTTCCTGGGTATAATAACCTCCTTCGTCACCATTAACAGCAGTACTTCCTCCAATCTCAGTCAGTTTTGGCCATGATTTAATTTCGATGCGCCATCCCTGATCATCACTAAGATGAAGATGCAAATGATTTAATTTATAGGCAGCCATCAAATCAATCAGGCGTTTTACATCATCAACACTAAAAAAATGACGTGCTACATCAAGCATCACTCCCCGGTAACCATATTTCGCATAATCTGAAATTTCTCCTCCCGGCATAATCCATACACCCTCGGATTTGTTAAACTCAACACCTTGTAAAATGGTTTGAATTCCATAAAACACACCACTGGCCTGAGCAGCCATTAAGGTAACTCCTGCTTTAGTGATTGATAATTCATACGATTCATCAGTTTTACTTTCCTGACTAAGCCCAATAAAAATATTCTTACCAGTAGCCATTTTTACTTCGCGCACATCAAAATTCAATCCTGTAATGGATTGCATCTGATTCTTCATATATTCAGCGATGGCACCTAATTCTTCATTATTCACAACTTCGATAATATTTTCATCATCCAAGACGTAAGAAATGCCATTCGCATTAACCATAACCGGATAAGGAATAAATGGAACCGAATTAAGATCAGCCGGAACATTCTTTTTACAAGCTATCGTCATTAAGGCAAGTAATGCAGTTAAAATTGGAAAGTAAAACCTCTTCATATGTTTCTCTTTTATTGACACCGTATTTTATTACCTTTCAAATATAGTTATTATCGAAATATAACGAAACCAAAAGTGGAGTATTTAGAGAAATTTGAATTTTCAGAAAACTATAATCAAAATGTGATTTTAAGAGGCTTAAGAATTAAGCTTGTAATGGGTAAACAATATCAACTAATAAGCAATAAAAAACCCGTTTACAAAAGCAAACGGGTTAATATCATAAAGCTATAAGTTTATAATTTCGCAAAGAAATCATTCCCTTTATCATCAACAATGATAAAAGCTGGAAAATTCTCTACACGAATCTTACGAACAGCTTCCATTCCTAATTCTTCGAAATCGACCACTTCAACTGATTTAATTGAATGTTTGGCAAGAATTGCAGCTGGACCACCAATAGATCCAAGGTAGAAACCACCATTTTCTTTACAGGCTTCTGTCACCGACTTATATCTGTTTCCTTTGGCAACCATAATCATTGATCCTCCATGTTTCTGGAACAAATCAACATATGGATCCATACGACCGGCTGTGGTTGGTCCGAAACTACCAGAAGCCATACCTTTAGGTGTTTTAGCTGGTCCGGCATAGTAAACCGGATGCTTTTTCATATACTCAGGCATTGGTTTACCTTCATCAAGCATTTGCTTGATTCGAGCATGTGCGATATCACGAGCAACAATCAATGTTCCGGATAGGTTCAGTCTTGTTTTAATAGGATATTTAGTTAGTTCCTTTAAAACATCTTCCATCGGCTGATCAAGATCAATATCAACCGCAGGTGCCATATGAGGAGCTTCTTTTGGAACAAAACGTGATGGGTTCTTTTCCAACTCTTCCAAAAAGATACCGTCTTCAGTAATTTTTGCTTTAACATTACGGTCGGCACTACAACTAACCCCCATACCTACAGGGCAAGAAGCGGCATGACGAGGCATTCGGATTACACGAACATCATGTACAAAATACTTTCCTCCGAACTGAGCTCCGATTGTACTTTCCTGACAAATCTTCTGCACTTTAGCTTCCCATTCTAAGTCACGGAAAGCCTGACCTCCGTCGTTTCCTTCTGTTGGAAGATGATCGAAATAACCAGCCGAAGCCTTTTTAACTGCAGCCAGGGTAGCTTCAGCCGAAGTACCACCAATAACTAAAGCAAGGTGATAAGGAGGACAAGCTGATGTTCCTAAATCTTTAATTTTATCCTTTACAAAGGCTGTCAGATTCTCTTCTGTCAATAAAGCTTTTGTTTGCTGATACAAAAATGTTTTATTTCCGGAACCTCCCCCTTTTGTAAGGAATAAAAACTCGTACTTATTACCTTGCTCGGCATAAATATCAATCTGAGCAGGTAAATTTGTTCCTGTATTCTTTTCTTCAAACATTGAATAAGGAACTACTTGTGAATAGCGAAGGTTACGATCGCGATAGGTTTCAAAAATACCTCTTGACAAATGTTCAGCATCGTTTGAACCAGTATAAACATCCTCCCCTTTCTTTGCCATAACAATTGCTGTTCCTGTATCCTGACAAGTAGGAAGTTCACCTTCAGCAGTTACCACCTGATTCATCAGCATTGTATGAGCCACAAATCGATCATTATCAGAAGCCTCATCATCCTGCAAGATATCAGAAAGCTTTTGAAGGTGTGTTGGACGAAGGTAGAATGAAACATCAGCAAAAGCCTCTTTTGAAAGAAGTTCTAATCCTTTTGGATCAACCTTTAATATCTTACGTCCATCAACTTCAATTGTCGACACGTATTCTTTGGTCAACAATCGGTAGGGCGTAGTATCCTTTTTGATAGGAAATGGTTTTTGGTATTTAAAATCACCCATAATTAAATTGTATTTTTAAAGCAAAAGTTGTTTGTTCATTAACTTACCTGCAAAACTAAGATAATTGCCTTCTTTATTGAAATATTTGCAGAACAATTAGGAATAATTACCTTGCAAAAATGAAAGCTTTTGAACAAACCATCATTCAGATTAGTGATTTTTTGTGGGGAACCCCATTATTAGTTTTACTTATTGGAGGAGGATTCTTTTTTACTTTATATAGTAAATTAATTCCTTTCCGTCATATTGGGCATGCAGTAGATATTCTCAGAGGTAAATACGACGATCCAAATGAGGTCGGCCAAATCAATCATTTCCAAGCACTTTCTACAGCTTTGGCTGCCACAGTTGGAATGGGAAACATAAGTGGTGTAGCAGTTGCCATTTCGGAAGGAGGACCGGGAGCTATCTTTTGGATGTGGGTAAGTGCAATATTTGGAATCTCAACAAAATATTTCACCAATACATTGGCCGTTATGTTCAGGGGGAAAGATGATAAAGGAGAGATTCAGGGTGGTCCAATGTACATTATCACGGAAGGTTTAGGTAAAAAATGGAAACCCTTGGCTGTCTTCTTTGCTGTTACAGCTATGTTTGCTGTATTTCCGGTATTCCAAAGTAACCAATTAACACAGGTTTTCCGAGATGTTGTTCTTCAGCCCAATGGTGTTCAAACAGGATTTTTCTCCGATTTGATTACAGGTCTGATCATCGCTTTCTTTATGTCCATTGTCATTTTTGGAGGAATAAAACGTATTGGCAGAGTTACATCCCGTATGGTTCCACTTATGGTAATCATATACATTCTGGTAGTGTTTTATATTATATTTTCACATCCCGACAGATTGTGGCATGCAATTTCATTGATTTTCACTGATGCTTTCACCGCTGATGCAATGTTGGGTGGCGCATTAGGAACAATCATTATTACCGGAGTTAAAAGAGCAGCCTTTTCAAATGAAGCTGGTATTGGAACTGCACCTTTGGCCCATGGAGCTGCTAAAACCAATGAACCGGTGCGTGAAGGATTGGTTGCCATGCTGGGGCCTATTGTTGATACTTTAATAGTTTGTACCATGACAGCACTTGCCATTTTGGTTACTGATGTCTGGCAAACCAATGATATCAATGGAATAACCTTAACCGCCATGGCATTTAATAAAGCTATCCCAACATACGGACCATATTTACTGATTGTATGCGTCATCTTTTTTGCACTCTCTACCTTAATCACTTTTCCTTATTATGGAAATAAATGTTCGGTTTATCTATTTGGCACAAAATCAAAAAACATATATAATGGGTTTAGTGTGATAAGCGCAGTTGTTGCGGCAGTAGTTTCAATCAATGTAGTTGTGGCATTCATTGATTCGGCTTATGCATTAATGGCATTCCCAAATATGATTGCAGCACTAATACTGGCACCTCATGTTAAACGCGCAACCATTAAATATTTCTCAAAGATCAAAAGTCACACAAATAATTGACATTTAATCCGTAACTTGTATTTTAACCGTTGATTCGAACCCTTTTGTAACTTTTAAGTGAATCGGGGCGTCATACGAAAAACATAAACTAACAAGCATGAAGATGAAACCAATCTTATTAGCCTCTGCCCTCTTTCTTTTTGCAAACTTTATTACTAACGCACAGGAAAAAGAGCAGCGAACTGTTTCTGATTTTTCAAAGATAGAAGTATCATCCGGAGTGAATCTATATATTACTCAAGGTGAAGACATTGAACTCATTGTTGAAGGTGATAAAAGTGAAATGCATAAAATCATTACCGAAGTCAGCAATAACACATTAAAGATTTATAATAAACGAAACTATATGTGGGGCGTTAAGCAGGCTCCCAAAGTATATTTAACGTTTAAACAACTTGAGGAATTAATTGCAGGTGGTGGATCTGATGTTTATGGTCAAAGCGTGCTTAATGCGATTAAAATTAAAATATCTACATCAGGTGGTGCAGATGCTTACCTTGAGGTAGTAGCTGATGAAATAACACTAAATTCTTCAGGCGGTTCTGACATTAAAATTAAAGGAACAACACCAAAACTAATCGCAACTGCAAGCGGAGGTTCAGATATTGATGCAGGAGCTTTGAAAGCCCAGGTTGCTGATGTAACAACTTCGGGTGGTGCTGATGCAAAAGTCTGGGTTGAAAAAGAGTTAACGGCTAAAGCTTCAGGTGGAAGTGACATTGATTATTATGGAAATCCATCCCTTAAAAACATTAACGAATCAGGTGGTGGAGACATTACACAACGATAAAAAAAGAGAGAGGCGATTGCCTCTCTTTTCATTTATTCATCAAAATTGATCGTTTCTAAATCAGTAACAACTCCGATATCAACCATCACATCCTCAATTGATATCTTAGAATAATCATCATCCCTTGGCTCTAAAACTACTTTATAAGAACCTTCTTCCAATCCTTTCACAAGAAAATACCCTGAAACAGTATCAGCATAGGTACTAAAAGTATCCTCTACTGCCGTTATAGCCATAACATATGGTTTTGCATCAACCGGAGTAACCATTCCTTTAATGGCGCCACTGGTAGCCTCTGTAAAAGTTCGAATAACAGGCTTTAATGAATAGCCGCCATTACCCTTGTCCACAATTGAGCGTCCTGCATCAAAATCCAACCACATACGATAAGTAATTCCTTCTTCCAAATCAGCATGAACATTAAGTTTCAAACCAGATGATTGAGCCGAGGGAGTGTCCAAGTCGTAATATTCGCCATCTACCATTACCTTATTATTTTCTCCCAACACCAAACGAATTTGAGAGATTTTACCTGCTGGCATAACATATTCACCTAATAAGGTGTCTAAACCGTTGGTGAAATCAAGCAAATTATAAACACCTGAATTAATATCACTAAGTGATCTCCAACCACTATCATCATCTTCAGATGAGACATTAATCCGTACATCTTCAATGTCGATTAATACTTCATCATAATCAGAAGGGGCATCAGTTAAAAATAATTGAAGTTTGGCTTCTTTAGGTGACTCACTGCAAGCAAAAAAAGCCACTGCCATAATTAACAATAATAATCTATTCATTTTCACAAGTTTGAATGTTTTCCTTAATGCTAAATTAAGAATTACCAGCTAATCATCAAAAAACTATTCGTTCAGATCAACCTGAAATCTTTCAATGGATTCATTTTAATAAATCATACAACCATCTGCTTTTAATTCTCGAAATACCAAAGAATTTATTAAAATGAAACCTTTACAATTTCAACACAAACTCCATTCATAAGTTCAATTCACAAATTATGAATGGCACTTAATAAAAGAAAAAACATTTATATTGTTTAAAATTGATATTTTTAAAACAAAAATGCAGAACCACCTACTCCTATTTTTTTCAATAATCGTTAGTCTTAATTGCACGGCTCAAATTAAACATGCTGAGGTAAAGAAGTACAACACCCATATTACCATAAATGGAAATAAAGTTGTTTCTAACATTGAAGTTGAAATAAAAA contains:
- a CDS encoding methyl-accepting chemotaxis protein — its product is MSVFSLGVVLIVLAGVLCWFIVYWAFRKSFVLLIGSLFLAVIDAVACFAFVVGNQGLVHLIWAVPVSIVLIVSSYFVLSKKVKDPIQHLTNILQMMSEKNLKEDVNEKFLTEAYEIGDIAGAVTKLLDSNRLMVKLMDDSSSVLLGSSSNITSSSSSISSGASEQASGIEEISTSIEEMTANIATNADNAKKSQTLSAQAQNQLELSFQKVKDNVELMRKIDEQTAFVRQIAEQTNILALNASIEAVKAGDAGKGFSVVAKEVRSLAEQANQASTKIVSMVKDGVNQVNEVMDEITLLVNKTSESLRLVQEVAAASEEMNIGANQINSAIQELNNVVQENAASAEELSASSTQLLDEAKGLKGIVNTYQYKIMAN
- a CDS encoding head GIN domain-containing protein translates to MKPILLASALFLFANFITNAQEKEQRTVSDFSKIEVSSGVNLYITQGEDIELIVEGDKSEMHKIITEVSNNTLKIYNKRNYMWGVKQAPKVYLTFKQLEELIAGGGSDVYGQSVLNAIKIKISTSGGADAYLEVVADEITLNSSGGSDIKIKGTTPKLIATASGGSDIDAGALKAQVADVTTSGGADAKVWVEKELTAKASGGSDIDYYGNPSLKNINESGGGDITQR
- a CDS encoding YhcH/YjgK/YiaL family protein — its product is MAISGTLSTLFEQSDPDLFSTALNYLESTDLDEIFQQVEPGSPVEVEINGRELFAVFQSYETKSMKDSFFEGHKQYIDIQYIHSGTEQILVAPIERIVKDDTYNDTKDVYFPTVADFSTIRLSAGMGCILYPNDLHAPGVSVDVPSKIKKIVFKVAVK
- a CDS encoding family 20 glycosylhydrolase, which gives rise to MKRFYFPILTALLALMTIACKKNVPADLNSVPFIPYPVMVNANGISYVLDDENIIEVVNNEELGAIAEYMKNQMQSITGLNFDVREVKMATGKNIFIGLSQESKTDESYELSITKAGVTLMAAQASGVFYGIQTILQGVEFNKSEGVWIMPGGEISDYAKYGYRGVMLDVARHFFSVDDVKRLIDLMAAYKLNHLHLHLSDDQGWRIEIKSWPKLTEIGGSTAVNGDEGGYYTQEDYKELIQYANERFITIIPEIDMPGHTNAALASYAELNCDGKVRELYEGIEVGFSTLCTRSEITYQFVDDVIRELSDLTEGPYIHIGGDESHVTELDDYVYFMNRVREITKKYGKVMIGWDEVAHADIDSNDIVQFWAKEENATLAVSKGAKVLMSPSKRTYLDMQYDSTTHIGLHWAAYIELDSAYIWKPEELVKGVGKEQIVGIESPLWTETITNSADMQYMMFPRLVGHAEIGWSQDKYLNWEEYKVRLAKHSAYLDRLGINYYKSPKVDWPVKE
- a CDS encoding sodium:alanine symporter family protein, whose amino-acid sequence is MKAFEQTIIQISDFLWGTPLLVLLIGGGFFFTLYSKLIPFRHIGHAVDILRGKYDDPNEVGQINHFQALSTALAATVGMGNISGVAVAISEGGPGAIFWMWVSAIFGISTKYFTNTLAVMFRGKDDKGEIQGGPMYIITEGLGKKWKPLAVFFAVTAMFAVFPVFQSNQLTQVFRDVVLQPNGVQTGFFSDLITGLIIAFFMSIVIFGGIKRIGRVTSRMVPLMVIIYILVVFYIIFSHPDRLWHAISLIFTDAFTADAMLGGALGTIIITGVKRAAFSNEAGIGTAPLAHGAAKTNEPVREGLVAMLGPIVDTLIVCTMTALAILVTDVWQTNDINGITLTAMAFNKAIPTYGPYLLIVCVIFFALSTLITFPYYGNKCSVYLFGTKSKNIYNGFSVISAVVAAVVSINVVVAFIDSAYALMAFPNMIAALILAPHVKRATIKYFSKIKSHTNN
- a CDS encoding 2-hydroxyacyl-CoA dehydratase is translated as MMKKKMNEEKSYLRSESFEAFRSFYKDSAQSGETLSSASPIKLRSTRSLITRRTTLLRESFKPDVNVMATSLLVPSELSWALNCVPLNLEMFSSLLASHSKIIELSNKGSLTAPRCSFINSVKGALVENLIPKPDILVSSSAYCEGVSYVFEDFRKEFGTDHFHIDLPVYANKESVPELAVQLKNLFLKMADSLGMSHDEALGNFKRVMYNSTLARKEFLELWQFRHENGPVDLGLEPLHWHMQFLPMWGDEKAVGICQRLKEEFVDYASHYEHDDEAVPIGFFGLIPYGRTEMWSILKENKAYMAFEGVNFLGDYILPDIENFERHTVDELFQNLAHNLISVPMRGGNIIEKSDFFMKEASDMGAKGMMIISHEHCQLLAPRLHELEDQATKNNLKVVSLGGDCILGMPKGPTNFRLRTFLTSITNVKANELDYKSLNPAKEQTLEGYRLGVDFGSGFSKYMLLDEKLDVKLSGVVSSGIDYPGLLHDITRKLAIDGPVRLGVAGIGSDNPIFKNLVHSQTTEINALIGSCRQLFQQRENLLVIDIGTQDVKILHFDNMYDAPWINTNKSCGAGTGMVLVQILERWKQTMPEVTFDTLDKWAMEATESEVINTTCGIFAVTNVVSALVQASEERRKYILRGLYDYVATQAIKLLPSQLQRGHEVYLTGGVASHETLKEVFRQRGFTLINPEKDIHPQFLVAFGTALSVPNS
- a CDS encoding fumarate hydratase; the protein is MGDFKYQKPFPIKKDTTPYRLLTKEYVSTIEVDGRKILKVDPKGLELLSKEAFADVSFYLRPTHLQKLSDILQDDEASDNDRFVAHTMLMNQVVTAEGELPTCQDTGTAIVMAKKGEDVYTGSNDAEHLSRGIFETYRDRNLRYSQVVPYSMFEEKNTGTNLPAQIDIYAEQGNKYEFLFLTKGGGSGNKTFLYQQTKALLTEENLTAFVKDKIKDLGTSACPPYHLALVIGGTSAEATLAAVKKASAGYFDHLPTEGNDGGQAFRDLEWEAKVQKICQESTIGAQFGGKYFVHDVRVIRMPRHAASCPVGMGVSCSADRNVKAKITEDGIFLEELEKNPSRFVPKEAPHMAPAVDIDLDQPMEDVLKELTKYPIKTRLNLSGTLIVARDIAHARIKQMLDEGKPMPEYMKKHPVYYAGPAKTPKGMASGSFGPTTAGRMDPYVDLFQKHGGSMIMVAKGNRYKSVTEACKENGGFYLGSIGGPAAILAKHSIKSVEVVDFEELGMEAVRKIRVENFPAFIIVDDKGNDFFAKL
- a CDS encoding DUF4382 domain-containing protein gives rise to the protein MNRLLLLIMAVAFFACSESPKEAKLQLFLTDAPSDYDEVLIDIEDVRINVSSEDDDSGWRSLSDINSGVYNLLDFTNGLDTLLGEYVMPAGKISQIRLVLGENNKVMVDGEYYDLDTPSAQSSGLKLNVHADLEEGITYRMWLDFDAGRSIVDKGNGGYSLKPVIRTFTEATSGAIKGMVTPVDAKPYVMAITAVEDTFSTYADTVSGYFLVKGLEEGSYKVVLEPRDDDYSKISIEDVMVDIGVVTDLETINFDE